One stretch of Flavobacterium sp. 9 DNA includes these proteins:
- a CDS encoding diphosphomevalonate/mevalonate 3,5-bisphosphate decarboxylase family protein produces the protein MFTATDFIPKKYTSTIENGNFEWSAPSNIALVKYWGKKDNQIPANPSVSFTLNNCKTITKLGFEKRDNPINNGFSFDLLFEGKPKEDFKPKIQKFLERIEVYLPFLKEYHFTIDTKNTFPHSSGIASSASGMAALAMNFMSLEKVLNPEMTEEYFYQKASFLARLGSGSACRSVKGNVVVWGNQANIEGSSDLFGVEFPYQIHENFKNYQDTILLVDKGEKQVSSTVGHDLMHNHPYAERRFAQAHENLDQLIAIFESGNLEEFIKVVESEALTLHAMMMTSMPYFILMKPNTLQIINAIWKFRNETQIPVCFTLDAGANVHVLYPENVSEKVLQFIQDELVVFCQNGQYICDEIGSGSIAL, from the coding sequence ATGTTTACAGCAACTGATTTTATTCCTAAAAAATATACTTCGACCATCGAAAATGGAAATTTTGAATGGAGCGCTCCCAGCAATATTGCATTAGTGAAATATTGGGGAAAAAAAGACAATCAAATTCCGGCAAATCCTTCGGTGAGTTTTACGCTAAATAATTGCAAAACGATTACAAAATTAGGTTTTGAAAAAAGAGATAATCCAATCAATAATGGTTTTTCGTTCGATTTGTTATTTGAAGGAAAACCAAAAGAAGATTTCAAACCAAAAATTCAGAAGTTTTTAGAACGAATTGAAGTTTATTTGCCTTTTTTGAAAGAATATCATTTTACAATTGATACTAAAAATACGTTTCCGCACAGTTCCGGAATTGCTTCTTCGGCTTCAGGAATGGCAGCTTTGGCAATGAATTTTATGAGTTTAGAAAAAGTATTAAATCCAGAAATGACAGAAGAATACTTTTATCAAAAAGCATCATTTTTAGCACGTTTAGGTTCTGGAAGTGCTTGCAGAAGTGTAAAAGGAAATGTTGTTGTTTGGGGAAATCAAGCAAATATTGAAGGAAGCTCTGATTTATTTGGAGTTGAATTTCCATACCAAATCCATGAAAATTTCAAGAACTATCAAGATACTATTTTATTAGTTGATAAAGGCGAAAAACAAGTCTCAAGTACTGTTGGACATGATTTAATGCACAATCATCCTTATGCCGAAAGACGTTTTGCTCAGGCACATGAAAATCTGGATCAATTAATTGCCATTTTCGAAAGTGGAAATTTAGAAGAATTCATTAAAGTTGTAGAAAGCGAAGCCTTGACTTTGCACGCTATGATGATGACATCGATGCCGTATTTTATTTTGATGAAACCAAACACGTTGCAGATCATAAATGCCATTTGGAAATTCAGAAATGAAACACAAATTCCGGTTTGTTTTACGCTTGATGCCGGAGCAAATGTTCATGTTTTATATCCCGAAAACGTTAGCGAAAAAGTACTTCAATTTATTCAGGACGAATTAGTTGTATTTTGCCAGAATGGTCAGTACATTTGCGACGAAATTGGGAGCGGTTCAATTGCATTATAA
- a CDS encoding TspO/MBR family protein, which produces MNKTVKIAIALVICLMVGYSASVVTRPSVETWYPTIIKPSFNPPNWIFMPVWTLLYIFMAVAAGLVWDKIKEQNEEVKKALGFFLIQLTLNAIWSYIFFGLKNPMLAFIEIALLWLFIYETYFKFVKINKIAGNLLIPYMAWVAFAGILNASIWWLNR; this is translated from the coding sequence ATGAACAAGACAGTAAAAATCGCAATCGCTCTAGTAATTTGTTTAATGGTAGGATATTCAGCAAGTGTTGTAACAAGACCAAGTGTTGAAACGTGGTATCCAACAATTATAAAACCAAGTTTTAATCCGCCAAATTGGATTTTTATGCCGGTTTGGACATTGCTTTATATTTTTATGGCAGTTGCAGCAGGATTAGTTTGGGATAAAATAAAAGAACAAAACGAAGAGGTAAAAAAAGCGTTAGGTTTCTTCCTGATTCAGCTGACTTTGAATGCGATTTGGTCATATATTTTCTTCGGATTAAAAAACCCGATGTTGGCTTTCATAGAAATTGCACTTTTATGGCTGTTCATTTATGAAACGTATTTTAAATTCGTCAAAATCAATAAAATTGCCGGAAATTTATTGATTCCATATATGGCTTGGGTTGCTTTTGCAGGAATTTTGAACGCCAGTATTTGGTGGTTGAATAGATAA